From the genome of Marixanthomonas ophiurae, one region includes:
- a CDS encoding cation diffusion facilitator family transporter, whose translation MSQAQTHTHDHTDLKGRNLLITIVLNIIITVAQVIGGLISGSLSLLSDALHNFSDVTSLVISYVADRYSKKEASFDKTFGYKRAEIIAAFVNAATLLVVAIYLIYEAIKRFLNPQEIESGLVIWLAVLGIIANGFSVLLLHKNAKENMNMRSAYIHLFTDMSASVAVLIGGLLMKNFGWFWVDSVLTVLIAIYLLVVGYDLLKNSFNVLMLFTPKDIKLERISKKITTISEVKSIHHIHVWQLNEKEMHLEAHMEFSKDLTLSEFDAILEKVEKILFDDFGINHVNIQPEFQKDDPKEIIVQD comes from the coding sequence ATGTCCCAGGCGCAGACACATACACACGATCATACAGATTTAAAGGGTAGAAATCTGTTAATAACGATTGTTTTAAATATTATTATAACAGTTGCACAGGTTATTGGTGGGTTAATTTCTGGTAGCCTTTCATTATTAAGTGATGCCTTACATAATTTTAGTGATGTAACCTCTTTAGTCATTAGTTATGTGGCCGATCGGTATTCAAAAAAAGAAGCGTCTTTCGATAAAACTTTTGGGTATAAACGTGCTGAAATAATTGCAGCCTTTGTAAATGCTGCTACACTTCTGGTAGTTGCTATTTACCTTATTTATGAAGCTATAAAAAGATTTTTAAATCCACAAGAAATTGAAAGTGGATTAGTAATTTGGTTAGCAGTCCTTGGTATTATTGCAAACGGTTTTAGTGTGTTACTCTTACATAAAAATGCCAAAGAAAATATGAATATGCGTTCGGCTTATATTCATTTATTTACCGATATGTCTGCTTCGGTAGCCGTTTTAATAGGTGGTTTGCTAATGAAAAATTTTGGATGGTTTTGGGTAGACAGTGTACTAACTGTTTTAATTGCTATTTATTTATTGGTTGTAGGGTATGACTTGCTAAAAAATTCTTTTAATGTATTGATGTTGTTTACCCCTAAGGATATTAAACTGGAACGTATCAGTAAAAAAATAACAACTATTTCTGAAGTAAAAAGCATCCATCATATTCACGTTTGGCAGCTTAACGAAAAGGAAATGCACCTAGAAGCGCATATGGAATTTTCAAAAGATTTGACGCTTTCTGAATTTGATGCCATTTTAGAAAAGGTAGAAAAAATACTCTTTGATGACTTCGGAATAAATCATGTAAACATCCAGCCAGAATTTCAAAAAGACGATCCGAAAGAAATCATTGTTCAAGATTAA
- a CDS encoding GNAT family N-acetyltransferase, which yields MEITIKKFENLSIYELYDILQLRSEVFVVEQDCVYQDIDGKDAKALHIIGKKDGKVIAYTRCFPAGFYFEEAAIGRVVVAENQRKFSYGHDIMDASKKAIKKYYQTENIKLSAQQYLIKFYQSHGFEPIGEGYLEDGIPHIAMVKA from the coding sequence ATGGAAATAACCATTAAAAAATTTGAAAACCTATCTATTTACGAATTATACGATATACTACAGCTTCGTTCCGAAGTATTTGTTGTAGAGCAAGACTGTGTATATCAAGATATTGATGGGAAAGATGCAAAAGCACTTCACATTATTGGTAAAAAAGACGGAAAAGTAATCGCGTATACCCGTTGTTTTCCAGCCGGTTTTTACTTTGAAGAAGCTGCCATCGGCAGGGTCGTTGTAGCTGAAAACCAACGGAAATTTAGTTATGGTCACGACATTATGGATGCTTCAAAAAAGGCCATAAAAAAATATTATCAAACCGAAAACATAAAGCTTTCGGCTCAACAATATTTAATTAAATTTTACCAATCTCATGGTTTTGAACCCATTGGTGAGGGATACCTTGAGGACGGCATCCCTCATATTGCTATGGTTAAAGCTTGA
- a CDS encoding putative signal transducing protein: protein MENFITVATFTYQSEYAVLALLLEQHDIPHVFLNETMASVFPFYSNAIGGIRLQVHKEDAERTREIIKDFDNTSKMRIV, encoded by the coding sequence ATGGAAAACTTTATTACAGTTGCTACTTTCACGTATCAAAGTGAATATGCTGTTCTTGCATTACTACTAGAACAGCATGACATCCCGCATGTTTTTTTAAACGAAACCATGGCGAGTGTTTTTCCTTTTTATTCAAACGCAATTGGCGGTATTCGCTTGCAAGTACACAAGGAAGATGCAGAGCGTACTCGTGAAATCATCAAAGATTTTGACAATACGTCAAAAATGAGAATTGTTTAA
- the rpiB gene encoding ribose 5-phosphate isomerase B, with protein sequence MKIAIGNDHAGTDYKNTISNYLKSEGYEVINYGTDTEESVDYPDFVHPVADDVENKKVDFGIIICGSGNGANMTANKHQKVRSALCWTKEITALAREHNDANILSIPARFTSEPQALEMVKTFISTKFEGGRHQRRVDKIACS encoded by the coding sequence ATGAAAATAGCAATAGGAAACGACCACGCAGGGACTGATTATAAAAATACAATTTCAAATTACTTAAAATCAGAAGGATACGAAGTTATTAACTACGGTACCGATACGGAAGAAAGTGTAGATTATCCAGATTTTGTACATCCTGTTGCAGACGATGTAGAAAACAAAAAAGTGGATTTCGGTATCATAATTTGCGGAAGTGGAAACGGTGCAAATATGACGGCTAATAAACACCAAAAAGTACGTTCAGCTTTATGTTGGACCAAAGAAATTACAGCCTTGGCCAGAGAACATAACGATGCTAATATTTTAAGTATTCCAGCTCGTTTTACTAGCGAACCACAAGCACTGGAAATGGTAAAAACCTTTATTTCTACAAAATTTGAAGGTGGTCGTCATCAACGACGTGTTGATAAGATTGCATGTTCATAA
- the rnr gene encoding ribonuclease R yields the protein MPKRNTKKKNNKIKGLGESITKILRKANSKPYNYKQIAAKLGVDDPNSRNQITKKIKELLAKGTINEVERGKYVIAPSKNYYTGKVDVTSRGQGYIIVDGLEDDIFVNNKNLNKALNGDVVEVYVFKRKKGGKAEGEITNILQRKRTEFVGTIDILDNFAFVKINDTSMYTDIFVPKSNIGEAKNGEKVLVEIIDWPEKADSPLGQVKKVLGMPGEHHTEIHSILAQYGLPYEFPPEVEEYANQLDTSIQEDEINKRRDMRDVLTFTIDPKDAKDFDDALSFQKLENGNYEIGIHIADVSHYLKPGTVLDDEAYERATSVYLVDRVVPMLPEVLSNNACSLRPNEEKYTFSAVFEIDNQAKVKNQWFGRTVTYSDARFAYEEAQHVIENQDAKKHEIPSNISITDKKYTVDSNIASAILEMDRLAKILRTDRMRQGAISFDKVEVKFKLDENNEPEGVYFKESKDANKLIEEFMLLANRSVAEFIGKQNPPKTFVYRVHAEPDDEKIAALERIIQRFGYKLDTRDPKKTANSINKLLKDVVGKKEQNLVDVLAIRTMSKAVYTTNNIGHYGLAFDYYTHFTSPIRRYPDVMVHRLLQSYLDKNKSANQDEYEDKCGHSSEMENLATNAERDSIKYMQVKYMLDHEDEDFLGVISGVTEWGIYIEIVSNKCEGMVRLSDIRDDHYVFDKDEFAVVGQRTHNKYTLGDEVYVKVKNADLVRKHLDFTLLGSKKEIEK from the coding sequence ATGCCAAAAAGAAATACGAAGAAAAAAAATAACAAAATAAAAGGGCTTGGAGAAAGCATCACAAAAATACTACGAAAAGCAAATTCCAAACCCTACAACTACAAACAAATTGCTGCAAAACTAGGAGTTGATGATCCTAACAGCCGCAATCAGATTACAAAAAAAATAAAAGAGTTACTAGCTAAAGGAACCATCAACGAAGTTGAACGGGGAAAGTACGTTATTGCTCCTTCAAAAAATTACTACACTGGAAAGGTCGATGTTACCAGTCGCGGACAAGGATATATTATCGTTGACGGTCTCGAAGACGATATTTTCGTCAATAATAAAAACTTAAACAAAGCCTTAAATGGCGATGTGGTTGAAGTCTATGTTTTTAAACGTAAAAAGGGTGGTAAAGCTGAAGGCGAAATAACTAATATATTACAACGTAAACGCACAGAATTTGTAGGAACTATCGATATACTTGATAATTTTGCTTTTGTTAAAATTAATGATACCAGTATGTACACTGATATTTTTGTTCCGAAAAGTAATATTGGAGAAGCAAAAAACGGTGAAAAAGTATTAGTCGAAATTATAGATTGGCCAGAAAAAGCAGATTCTCCATTGGGTCAAGTTAAAAAGGTATTGGGAATGCCTGGTGAACATCATACCGAAATTCATTCTATTTTAGCACAATATGGATTGCCGTATGAATTTCCACCTGAAGTAGAAGAATATGCGAATCAATTAGATACATCCATTCAAGAAGACGAAATTAATAAACGTCGTGATATGCGCGATGTATTAACCTTTACCATTGACCCAAAAGATGCAAAAGATTTTGACGATGCGTTATCCTTTCAGAAATTAGAAAATGGAAATTACGAAATAGGAATCCATATTGCCGATGTTTCACATTACTTAAAACCTGGAACCGTTTTAGATGATGAAGCGTATGAACGTGCAACCTCAGTTTATTTAGTAGATCGCGTGGTACCGATGCTTCCTGAAGTGTTATCTAACAATGCGTGTTCGCTTCGCCCTAACGAAGAAAAATATACCTTTTCAGCTGTTTTTGAAATCGATAATCAAGCGAAGGTTAAAAACCAATGGTTTGGTCGTACAGTAACCTATAGCGATGCTCGTTTTGCGTACGAAGAAGCACAGCATGTAATTGAAAATCAAGATGCTAAAAAGCACGAAATACCATCCAATATTTCTATTACAGATAAAAAATATACGGTAGATTCTAATATTGCTTCGGCAATTTTAGAAATGGATCGGTTGGCTAAAATTTTACGTACAGACAGGATGCGCCAAGGTGCTATTTCGTTTGATAAAGTGGAAGTGAAATTCAAATTAGATGAAAACAATGAACCAGAAGGTGTTTATTTCAAAGAAAGTAAAGATGCAAATAAACTAATTGAAGAGTTTATGTTGCTTGCCAACCGTAGTGTTGCTGAATTTATAGGGAAACAAAACCCACCAAAAACATTTGTATACCGTGTACACGCCGAGCCGGATGATGAGAAAATTGCCGCTCTGGAACGTATTATCCAACGATTTGGTTATAAACTAGATACTAGAGATCCTAAAAAAACAGCTAATTCTATCAATAAATTATTGAAAGATGTCGTTGGAAAAAAAGAACAAAACTTAGTCGATGTATTAGCTATCAGAACGATGAGTAAAGCGGTCTATACTACTAATAATATTGGTCATTACGGGTTAGCATTCGATTATTACACACATTTTACGTCACCTATTCGTCGTTATCCTGATGTTATGGTACATAGGTTGTTACAATCTTATTTAGATAAAAATAAATCGGCTAACCAAGATGAGTACGAAGATAAATGTGGTCATTCCAGCGAAATGGAAAACCTTGCCACAAACGCTGAACGCGACAGTATAAAATACATGCAGGTAAAATACATGTTAGACCACGAAGATGAAGATTTTCTTGGTGTTATCTCTGGTGTGACTGAATGGGGAATTTATATAGAAATAGTTTCTAATAAATGTGAAGGAATGGTTCGTTTAAGTGATATACGCGACGATCATTATGTTTTTGATAAAGATGAATTTGCAGTAGTGGGTCAACGGACACATAATAAATATACATTAGGAGACGAGGTTTATGTAAAAGTGAAAAATGCCGATCTTGTTAGAAAGCATTTAGATTTCACCCTGTTGGGAAGTAAAAAAGAAATTGAAAAGTAA
- a CDS encoding FAM151 family protein, protein MMRSKKVKIILFSILALVVLRYAYKFSPYKIEFLGHYDKVWAHRVNSTDKLNSATTFFKGIELDLVYQKQTNSFDVNHPPAESIDLTFADYLSTLKPDERPYLWLDIKNLNPENATSIHEKLISIFSSLSYPFETILVETKHPEALAIFQQSGFKTSYYLPYEMYKKDPQALKTAISTVKKFLATDTVFGISASYKDYEILKNHFPKRTKYIWATGRCTVCDYTEIRELLNDTTVKVVLSTFRSFKGNR, encoded by the coding sequence ATGATGCGCAGTAAAAAGGTAAAAATTATCTTGTTTTCTATACTTGCACTAGTTGTATTACGGTATGCTTATAAATTTAGCCCTTATAAAATTGAATTTTTAGGCCATTATGACAAAGTCTGGGCGCACCGAGTAAACTCAACCGATAAACTCAATTCCGCCACTACTTTTTTTAAAGGAATTGAACTAGATTTAGTGTACCAAAAACAAACCAATAGTTTTGATGTAAACCATCCGCCTGCAGAAAGTATCGATTTAACCTTTGCCGATTATCTTTCCACTTTAAAACCTGATGAAAGACCTTATTTGTGGTTAGATATTAAAAATCTGAATCCAGAAAACGCAACGTCCATTCACGAAAAATTGATTTCCATTTTTTCTTCTTTAAGCTATCCTTTTGAAACGATTTTAGTTGAAACCAAACATCCTGAAGCACTTGCCATTTTTCAACAATCTGGTTTCAAGACCAGTTATTACTTGCCTTACGAAATGTATAAAAAAGATCCGCAGGCATTGAAAACAGCTATTTCAACCGTAAAAAAATTTTTAGCTACCGATACTGTTTTTGGTATTTCGGCTAGTTATAAGGATTATGAAATTTTAAAAAATCACTTTCCTAAACGCACAAAATATATTTGGGCCACAGGACGGTGTACGGTATGTGATTATACTGAAATACGTGAACTTTTAAACGATACCACAGTAAAAGTAGTGCTGAGTACCTTTAGATCATTTAAAGGAAATAGATAG
- a CDS encoding head GIN domain-containing protein, with amino-acid sequence MKTFSTILIALITFSAFSQRMVEKNIGDFDELKVFDLIEVNLIPSEENKVVIKGENTESVKIINDNGKLKIRMQLDERFDGEETFVEVHYTDVDIIDANEGARIVANEAITQNKIELRSQEGAKIRVGLKVNYVEMKAVTGGTIEASGLAKSQDITIRTGGIIEAMHLQTQDTNLKLFAAGEAEINASEKATIKVTAGGDVTVYGNPKEVKKKSFAGGTIRIVD; translated from the coding sequence ATGAAGACATTTTCCACAATTCTTATTGCATTAATTACTTTTTCAGCATTTTCTCAACGTATGGTTGAAAAAAATATAGGCGATTTTGATGAATTAAAAGTATTCGATTTAATTGAAGTGAATTTAATTCCTTCTGAAGAAAACAAAGTTGTTATCAAAGGTGAAAACACCGAAAGTGTTAAGATAATTAATGACAACGGAAAATTAAAAATCCGAATGCAATTAGACGAACGTTTTGATGGAGAAGAAACCTTTGTTGAAGTTCACTACACTGATGTTGATATAATCGATGCCAATGAAGGAGCTAGAATTGTTGCAAACGAAGCAATAACTCAAAATAAAATTGAATTACGTTCACAAGAAGGAGCAAAGATTCGAGTAGGTTTAAAAGTAAATTATGTTGAAATGAAAGCCGTGACGGGAGGAACAATTGAAGCTTCCGGTTTAGCCAAATCACAAGATATTACCATTAGAACCGGCGGTATCATCGAAGCAATGCATTTACAAACCCAAGACACTAACTTAAAACTTTTTGCAGCTGGCGAAGCTGAAATTAACGCTAGTGAAAAAGCAACTATAAAAGTAACTGCAGGCGGCGATGTTACGGTGTATGGAAACCCTAAAGAAGTAAAGAAAAAGAGTTTTGCAGGCGGTACTATTCGTATTGTGGATTAA
- a CDS encoding LysE family translocator, whose product MFDGIGYAAFYGFLLAFAVGPVFFTLIETSITKGFKAGVFFDLGAIFADIVFIVIAYFSTSKILDKVKDDPGLLIFGGAVLIAYGIISYIRTNRSFFKIVREHYGVKVKKKLGSLFLKGFLLNFVNFGVLAGWIGTIIMANALTNSDNGVFFFLLTVLITFFCTDLLKITLAKKLKNKMTPRFIIKTKKWVSILIAGFGVALLLQGIFPDEMQSNLDKIPGPKHPLEKPIPPVEDPIQ is encoded by the coding sequence ATGTTTGATGGTATTGGATACGCAGCTTTTTACGGGTTCCTACTTGCTTTTGCAGTAGGTCCTGTCTTTTTTACACTCATTGAAACCAGTATTACTAAAGGTTTTAAAGCAGGAGTGTTCTTTGATTTAGGAGCAATCTTCGCAGATATTGTCTTTATTGTCATAGCTTATTTTAGTACTAGTAAAATCTTAGATAAAGTAAAAGATGATCCAGGATTATTAATCTTTGGAGGTGCTGTTTTAATAGCCTACGGAATTATATCATACATCCGCACCAACCGTTCCTTTTTTAAAATAGTACGAGAACATTACGGAGTCAAGGTTAAAAAGAAACTAGGAAGTTTATTTTTAAAAGGTTTTCTACTGAATTTTGTAAACTTTGGTGTGCTAGCAGGATGGATAGGTACTATTATTATGGCAAATGCCTTAACTAATTCTGACAACGGTGTATTTTTCTTCCTATTAACCGTTTTGATCACCTTTTTCTGTACCGATTTATTAAAAATTACATTAGCTAAAAAGCTTAAAAATAAAATGACACCCCGTTTTATTATTAAAACTAAGAAATGGGTGAGTATCTTAATTGCAGGCTTTGGCGTAGCATTATTGCTTCAAGGAATTTTTCCTGATGAAATGCAGTCCAATTTGGATAAAATTCCGGGACCGAAACATCCTTTAGAAAAACCGATTCCCCCAGTAGAAGACCCTATTCAATAA
- a CDS encoding glutamine--tRNA ligase/YqeY domain fusion protein has product MAKEEAPLNFIEHIIEEDLTKSHTQDELRFRFPPEPNGYLHIGHASSICLNFGLGERYKAPVNLRFDDTNPAKEEQEFVDAIKRDISWLGFEWAEERYASDYFQELYDWAVQLIKDGKAYVDSQTSEQIAEQKGTPNSPGTESPFRNRPVEESLDLFEKMKNGELGEGKHTLRAKIDMTSGNMLMRDPVMYRVLHKSHHRTGTDWKIFPMYDWTHGESDYIERVSHSLCTLEFLPHRELYDWFLDQVHQKDTLRPKQREFARRNLSHTVVSKRKLAKLVEEGIVDSWDDPRMPTISGLRRRGYTPESIKNFVDSIGVGKRENVIDVSHLEFNVREDLNKRAPRVMAVLNPIKLVITNYPEGETEMLEAENNPEDESAGYREVPFSRELYIEQEDFKEEANRKFFRLTLNKEVRLKNAYIIKGESVVKDADGNITEIHCTYDPDSKSGSGSEASKRKVKGTLHWVSVKEALPVEVRLYDRLFTEASPDADKEKDFMEFINPNSLEVITAYAEPSLKNLEVEDKVQFQRLGYFVVDKDSSEEKIVFNRTVPLRDSWGKIDKK; this is encoded by the coding sequence ATGGCAAAAGAAGAAGCACCACTTAATTTTATTGAGCATATTATTGAAGAAGATTTAACTAAATCGCACACACAAGATGAACTGCGGTTTCGGTTTCCGCCAGAGCCTAATGGATATTTGCACATTGGTCACGCTTCTTCTATTTGTTTAAATTTTGGTTTAGGCGAACGCTACAAAGCCCCAGTAAATCTACGTTTTGATGATACAAATCCTGCAAAAGAAGAACAGGAATTTGTGGACGCTATTAAACGTGATATTTCTTGGTTAGGATTTGAATGGGCTGAAGAACGCTATGCTTCCGATTATTTTCAAGAATTATATGATTGGGCTGTTCAATTAATTAAAGACGGTAAAGCGTATGTAGATTCGCAAACATCTGAACAAATTGCTGAGCAAAAGGGAACACCTAATTCACCAGGAACTGAAAGTCCTTTCAGAAATCGTCCTGTGGAAGAAAGTTTAGATCTTTTCGAAAAAATGAAGAATGGCGAATTAGGGGAAGGCAAGCACACCCTACGTGCTAAAATTGATATGACCTCTGGAAATATGTTGATGCGCGACCCAGTTATGTACCGCGTGTTGCATAAAAGTCACCACAGAACAGGTACCGATTGGAAAATTTTCCCGATGTACGATTGGACCCACGGCGAGAGCGATTATATAGAGCGTGTATCACATTCACTTTGTACACTCGAATTTTTACCCCATAGAGAGCTTTACGATTGGTTCTTGGACCAAGTACACCAGAAAGATACATTACGTCCTAAGCAGCGAGAATTTGCCCGCAGAAACTTAAGTCATACCGTGGTGAGTAAACGTAAATTGGCAAAATTAGTTGAAGAAGGAATTGTTGACAGTTGGGACGACCCAAGAATGCCTACCATTTCAGGGTTGAGAAGACGTGGTTATACGCCAGAATCCATTAAAAATTTTGTAGATAGCATTGGTGTTGGAAAACGAGAGAATGTCATAGATGTTTCGCATTTAGAGTTTAATGTACGCGAAGATCTTAACAAACGAGCGCCTCGTGTGATGGCGGTTTTAAATCCTATAAAATTGGTGATTACCAATTATCCTGAAGGTGAAACCGAAATGCTCGAAGCTGAAAATAATCCTGAAGATGAAAGTGCTGGCTATCGAGAAGTTCCTTTTTCGCGTGAGCTGTATATTGAACAAGAAGATTTTAAAGAAGAAGCCAATAGAAAATTCTTCAGATTAACACTGAATAAAGAAGTACGGTTAAAAAATGCATACATCATAAAGGGTGAAAGTGTTGTAAAAGATGCAGATGGAAATATTACCGAAATACATTGCACCTACGACCCTGATAGTAAAAGTGGAAGTGGTTCTGAAGCTTCAAAACGGAAAGTAAAAGGAACGTTACACTGGGTTTCAGTAAAAGAAGCACTTCCTGTTGAGGTTAGACTCTACGATCGTTTGTTTACGGAAGCTTCGCCAGATGCTGATAAAGAAAAAGATTTTATGGAATTTATAAATCCAAATTCTTTAGAAGTTATCACAGCTTATGCGGAGCCAAGTTTAAAAAATCTAGAAGTGGAGGATAAAGTTCAATTTCAACGATTAGGCTATTTTGTTGTCGATAAGGATTCTTCCGAAGAAAAAATTGTTTTTAACCGAACTGTGCCATTACGTGATTCTTGGGGGAAAATAGATAAGAAGTAG
- the folB gene encoding dihydroneopterin aldolase has translation MSTIRLKNIRIFANHGCLTEEEKIGSDYIVNLKVTANLSKAAKTDDLGDTVDYVHLQKIVREQMAIRSKLLEQVGQRIIDEILKEIELVDTVKVRVSKINPPIGGDIAEVSVTMSSSR, from the coding sequence ATGAGTACAATACGCTTAAAGAACATCCGCATTTTCGCTAATCATGGATGCTTAACTGAAGAAGAAAAAATAGGGAGTGACTACATTGTAAACTTAAAGGTTACGGCAAATCTATCAAAGGCTGCAAAAACTGATGATTTAGGCGATACAGTAGATTACGTGCACCTTCAAAAAATAGTTAGAGAGCAGATGGCTATTCGTTCAAAACTACTAGAACAAGTAGGCCAGCGTATTATAGATGAAATTTTAAAAGAAATTGAATTGGTTGATACTGTAAAGGTTCGGGTTTCAAAGATTAATCCGCCAATTGGTGGTGATATTGCTGAAGTAAGCGTTACAATGTCATCATCTCGCTAA